One genomic region from Reichenbachiella ulvae encodes:
- a CDS encoding ATP-binding protein: MIAGFFSLYGQQQQIADSLIEHLNHNQVSDSAKCQLYLEIAFHGGLEQKTIYAKKALNLAEKIDYPIGQAHSLSYLGVVDKRQGNLENAIDYYLKAEKIYRQNQYYSGLAATLSDLGSLYRVQKNFEVARSYYNQGCKILRQHADSLSLAASLLNMGELYRDFQVFDSALILFSESSEIFNISNYPIGTAYNLGNIGLVYAEQGKYQLAEENINEAIAILEEMGDRYPIAVYETSLAEIYVKRGNIKQALAYAHHALQIGEEEGLKEQIRDASLQLSKLYKTQNNYQKAYDYQNQYLSYRDSINNEETIRKMADLRTEYEVGQKQAEVDLKAAEVNLLEEEAKVNRFIKIGGSVFILFLLILSVVFYKLYKIKEQAEEAIRDKRQALEEMNATKDKFFSLISHDLRGPISNFSGVAQLIQTHIRNNNTEEIQRVGMVLEDSSHEISSLLDNLLDWSMNQQGHVSYKPEEISVEEICNPALRVMCNSAEAKGIQMTEEIYSELMLRADLNSCSTIIRNIISNSLKFTPEKGSITLSVTQVDNYAKITIQDTGIGIPQEKIETLFTFQGDRKRWGTKGEKGVGLGLNLVKEFVDLNQGKIEVESEEGKGSSFHVYLPLFEEVQ, encoded by the coding sequence ATGATTGCAGGCTTTTTTTCCTTATACGGACAACAACAACAAATCGCTGATAGCTTAATTGAACATTTAAACCATAATCAAGTCTCCGATTCAGCAAAATGTCAATTATATCTTGAAATTGCCTTCCATGGTGGCCTAGAACAAAAAACTATTTATGCAAAAAAGGCTTTAAACCTAGCAGAAAAAATAGATTACCCAATAGGACAAGCACATAGCCTATCCTACCTCGGAGTAGTTGATAAAAGACAAGGAAACTTAGAAAATGCAATTGACTATTACCTAAAGGCAGAAAAGATATATAGACAAAACCAATATTACTCAGGGCTTGCCGCCACTTTATCAGACCTAGGTAGTCTTTACAGAGTTCAAAAGAATTTTGAAGTAGCCAGAAGCTATTATAACCAAGGTTGCAAAATACTAAGACAACACGCTGATTCCCTATCCTTGGCAGCTTCTTTATTGAACATGGGAGAGCTGTATCGCGACTTCCAAGTGTTTGACTCTGCGCTAATTCTTTTTTCAGAATCATCAGAAATTTTTAACATTTCCAACTACCCTATTGGTACTGCCTACAACCTCGGCAACATAGGCCTGGTCTATGCCGAACAAGGCAAATACCAACTGGCCGAAGAAAACATAAACGAGGCGATTGCCATCTTAGAAGAAATGGGGGATCGCTACCCTATAGCAGTATATGAAACTTCTCTGGCTGAGATTTATGTCAAACGTGGCAATATTAAGCAGGCGCTAGCGTATGCCCATCATGCCCTGCAGATCGGCGAAGAAGAGGGCTTGAAAGAACAAATTCGAGACGCCAGCCTTCAACTATCTAAGCTATACAAGACCCAAAACAACTACCAAAAGGCCTACGACTACCAAAACCAATACCTAAGCTACCGAGACAGCATCAACAATGAAGAAACCATCAGAAAAATGGCCGACCTGCGTACCGAGTATGAGGTTGGGCAAAAACAAGCAGAAGTAGACCTAAAGGCTGCCGAAGTTAACCTGCTGGAAGAAGAAGCTAAAGTCAATCGTTTCATCAAGATAGGGGGTAGCGTATTTATCTTGTTTTTGCTGATTCTGTCTGTAGTGTTCTACAAACTCTATAAAATCAAGGAGCAAGCCGAAGAGGCCATCCGAGACAAGCGTCAGGCGCTGGAAGAGATGAATGCCACCAAGGACAAGTTCTTCTCCCTTATTTCCCATGACCTTCGAGGACCGATCAGCAATTTTAGCGGAGTGGCTCAGCTGATCCAGACCCATATCCGCAACAATAACACAGAGGAAATTCAGCGTGTCGGGATGGTGCTGGAGGATTCGTCTCACGAAATATCCTCTCTACTCGACAACCTGCTCGACTGGTCCATGAACCAGCAAGGGCATGTCTCCTACAAACCAGAAGAAATCAGCGTAGAAGAGATCTGCAACCCTGCCCTTCGTGTGATGTGCAACTCGGCAGAGGCCAAAGGCATCCAGATGACAGAGGAGATCTATAGCGAACTCATGCTCCGTGCCGACCTCAACAGCTGTTCTACCATCATCCGAAACATCATCAGCAACTCCCTCAAATTCACTCCTGAGAAGGGTAGCATCACGCTAAGTGTCACTCAGGTAGATAACTATGCTAAGATTACCATTCAGGATACAGGTATTGGTATTCCACAAGAGAAGATAGAGACTCTATTTACCTTCCAGGGAGATCGCAAGCGCTGGGGCACCAAAGGGGAAAAAGGCGTAGGACTTGGCCTCAATCTCGTCAAGGAATTCGTCGATCTCAACCAGGGCAAAATAGAAGTAGAAAGCGAGGAAGGGAAAGGATCTTCTTTCCATGTTTATTTGCCTTTGTTCGAAGAAGTACAATAA
- a CDS encoding VRR-NUC domain-containing protein: MGTEEKIILPEKYYLDNFKYVLDFVRQKYEALLREPEFNFIDDFHSLSEDAQCLYVRLSNRKGRFFRMVKLQYAEIPDIHRAHEELLSTGFCEQIPKLEIEEEYALVNIYNKPEIVKKTKAHKETLDHKLPKSELVLQIVENIPSPEIRVQFYEEETILTQAKEEELAMIKLFFFGHNHGDMSDFVIRDIGHAKFIEIDESKLGQSFDTREEAEAVMTLSNHARDFAVLEESGSPELILRWFDALEINYFLQMDRAKPRADKLIHRVGYHLEKQKHFEEALRIYQHTEASPMRERQIRIYNKQKDFESAMALAERILEAPNDNKEYYIAQDVINRNNEKLKSTTRRQKQGMEIEVSQDYQYRVEQGALAYFEELGYQGVHSENSIWRSIFGLIFWEEIFDPEYNQIYQPLQRDPKDAFSKDFYLNRKEAIHQRLEGLRTKKQIIDRMQRYYEANQGVASMFVNWERMNLEAAIKLVEFLSPKQVKQTLLTIALDPRTRSSGFPDLFVWNEKEYHFYEVKSPTDHLAEKQLFWLEHFDQHKINAEVVLVKWS, translated from the coding sequence ATGGGCACTGAAGAAAAAATCATATTACCTGAAAAATATTACCTGGACAACTTCAAATATGTGCTGGATTTTGTCCGGCAAAAATATGAAGCCCTGCTGCGTGAACCTGAGTTCAATTTCATCGATGACTTTCATTCCCTATCCGAAGATGCCCAGTGTCTTTATGTTCGTCTGAGCAATCGAAAGGGGCGCTTTTTTCGGATGGTAAAACTGCAGTACGCAGAAATACCTGATATACATCGAGCCCATGAAGAATTGCTAAGCACGGGGTTTTGTGAGCAAATCCCCAAGCTTGAAATAGAGGAAGAGTACGCACTGGTCAACATCTACAACAAGCCCGAGATTGTCAAAAAAACCAAAGCGCATAAGGAGACGCTCGACCACAAACTGCCCAAGTCAGAACTGGTGCTACAGATAGTAGAAAATATCCCCTCTCCAGAAATCCGAGTCCAGTTCTACGAGGAAGAGACGATCCTGACACAAGCCAAAGAAGAAGAGCTGGCCATGATCAAGCTTTTCTTTTTTGGGCACAACCATGGCGACATGTCGGACTTTGTGATCCGAGACATCGGCCATGCCAAATTCATAGAGATAGACGAATCAAAACTGGGGCAGTCCTTCGATACTCGAGAGGAAGCAGAAGCTGTAATGACACTATCCAATCATGCGCGTGATTTCGCAGTACTAGAAGAAAGTGGCAGTCCGGAATTGATCCTGCGATGGTTCGATGCTTTGGAGATCAACTACTTCCTGCAGATGGATCGCGCCAAACCAAGGGCGGATAAACTGATCCACAGGGTAGGCTACCACCTAGAGAAACAAAAGCACTTCGAAGAGGCACTGCGCATCTATCAACACACGGAGGCCTCACCCATGCGGGAGCGACAGATCCGCATCTACAACAAGCAAAAAGATTTCGAATCAGCCATGGCGCTGGCGGAACGCATCCTCGAAGCACCCAACGACAACAAAGAATACTACATCGCGCAAGACGTGATCAACCGCAACAACGAAAAGCTGAAATCCACCACCCGCAGACAAAAACAGGGCATGGAAATCGAAGTTTCGCAAGATTATCAGTACCGGGTGGAACAGGGCGCACTGGCCTACTTCGAGGAGCTGGGCTATCAGGGTGTTCACTCCGAAAACAGCATCTGGCGCAGCATCTTCGGACTGATCTTTTGGGAGGAAATCTTCGACCCGGAATACAACCAGATCTACCAACCGCTACAGCGTGACCCTAAGGATGCCTTTAGCAAAGACTTCTACCTCAATCGCAAAGAGGCCATACACCAGCGACTAGAGGGTCTTCGCACCAAGAAGCAAATCATCGATCGGATGCAGCGCTATTATGAAGCCAATCAGGGAGTGGCCAGCATGTTCGTCAACTGGGAGAGAATGAATCTGGAGGCAGCCATCAAGCTGGTAGAATTCCTGAGCCCAAAGCAGGTTAAGCAAACCCTACTGACCATTGCTCTGGATCCGAGGACGCGATCTTCTGGCTTCCCCGACCTCTTCGTCTGGAACGAAAAGGAATACCATTTCTACGAAGTAAAATCCCCCACTGATCACCTCGCCGAAAAGCAACTCTTCTGGCTAGAGCACTTCGATCAGCACAAGATCAATGCAGAGGTGGTGTTGGTGAAGTGGAGCTGA
- a CDS encoding J domain-containing protein, which produces MLNYYDILGVSSSATQEEIKAAYKAKAKEYHPDRNFGDPHKEEVFKQVNEAYSTLSNSYTRSKYDMLLRYGHSQSSAYGTTYERPRPRPHQAYRRQPVSVTSKENLKATGYAFLFAFIIAVIIKTSIFIYQEYREAEMEELLTQRRAIFHQIQSKKQSGELVESLELLADMGSFYSAERDMSYYKENLLTEIKDKGDEYLEAGEYAKALDMYDALKEYAYGHSRAYMKKLAFTYKGMGRIKDAIDIYRTLHLYGYESMDFYYEMGQLYEEGVNDHVQALKYYKICAEKAAASYEITIGRAYPIIINAALIPEQHYHIYMKVAQMHLVTGEYDKAIEAVEWSQEIWPDSTYQYHIRALALQQLGKNAESKAVIKTAKAHDPDFELESMEEIVLMSSK; this is translated from the coding sequence GTGCTCAACTACTACGACATATTGGGAGTGTCTTCTTCGGCGACTCAGGAGGAGATCAAGGCGGCTTACAAAGCCAAGGCCAAAGAATACCATCCGGATAGGAATTTTGGTGATCCGCACAAGGAGGAGGTGTTCAAGCAGGTCAATGAAGCCTACAGCACTTTGAGCAACAGCTATACGCGTTCCAAGTACGACATGCTCTTGCGCTACGGCCATTCACAGAGCAGCGCATACGGCACTACCTACGAGCGCCCTCGTCCCAGACCACATCAGGCTTATCGCAGACAGCCTGTTTCTGTTACCTCCAAGGAAAATCTGAAAGCCACGGGTTATGCTTTTCTGTTTGCCTTCATCATCGCGGTGATCATCAAGACGAGTATTTTCATCTATCAGGAGTATCGGGAAGCTGAGATGGAGGAGCTGCTGACTCAGCGTCGAGCGATTTTTCATCAGATTCAGAGCAAGAAGCAGTCTGGTGAGTTGGTAGAGAGCCTGGAATTATTGGCTGACATGGGGAGCTTTTATTCTGCAGAGCGGGACATGAGCTACTACAAGGAAAACCTGCTTACAGAGATCAAAGACAAAGGGGATGAATACCTGGAGGCAGGGGAATATGCCAAAGCATTGGACATGTATGATGCGCTGAAGGAATATGCCTATGGTCACTCCAGAGCCTACATGAAGAAGCTGGCCTTTACCTACAAAGGCATGGGTCGTATCAAAGATGCCATTGACATCTATCGCACGCTGCATCTCTATGGCTATGAGTCTATGGATTTTTACTATGAGATGGGGCAGCTCTATGAGGAGGGAGTCAATGATCATGTGCAGGCGCTCAAGTATTACAAAATATGTGCTGAAAAGGCGGCGGCTAGCTATGAAATCACCATAGGTCGGGCTTATCCCATCATCATCAATGCGGCCTTGATTCCCGAACAGCACTATCATATCTACATGAAAGTGGCTCAGATGCATCTGGTCACAGGAGAATATGACAAGGCCATCGAGGCGGTTGAGTGGTCACAGGAGATCTGGCCAGACAGCACATACCAATACCATATCAGGGCCCTGGCCTTGCAGCAGCTGGGGAAAAACGCAGAAAGCAAAGCGGTAATCAAAACAGCAAAAGCCCATGATCCTGATTTTGAGTTGGAATCAATGGAAGAGATTGTTTTGATGTCTTCCAAATAA
- a CDS encoding M1 family metallopeptidase yields MTNQRYQLLLFLVLSCFTALAQQSPDILHYRFDVTLTDASDRIQMIEQVQFRPQWADSLRLDLDESMTVASLSLDGEELPFVHENDQVVIPLPESNEAMELGLTYSGEPQDGLIISRNEYGRRTFFSDHWPNRAHYWLAVVDHPTEKASCEFVVTAPSQYSVVSNGLLQSEESLDGNAKKTHWKMKHPIPTKVMAMGVADFEVNELDSLSKTWLYRYGGRDYKTDFLEANKVRQFLIDQIAPYPFDKLDHVESTTKYGGMENAGCIFYRESSVNDKGEIVGLIAHEVAHQWFGNSASEAGWEHIWLSEGFATYYEYLTIKAFYGLDSMRALADEIELKIMDYEDSHPNQAVLNQNYEQLDDILNALSYDKAGWMLRMLHHYVGEDLFNQIVKTYYEKYKYSNATTDDFIAVAEQVSGQDLKFFFHQWLVVPGRPHVVCSYKFKRGVLELDFEQKSSHIYTLKIDVPVMLSHNKMEIRSVLLNERQQSFKIKDVLIEGKPNLDPLNLIYGFIEIK; encoded by the coding sequence ATGACAAACCAACGATACCAGCTGCTACTTTTTCTTGTCCTTTCTTGTTTTACTGCTCTGGCTCAACAGTCGCCAGATATTCTTCATTATCGTTTTGATGTCACTCTCACCGATGCTTCAGACCGCATTCAGATGATTGAGCAGGTTCAGTTTAGACCGCAGTGGGCTGATAGTCTTCGCTTAGATCTTGATGAGAGTATGACAGTCGCTTCGTTAAGTCTGGATGGCGAGGAGCTTCCTTTCGTCCATGAAAATGATCAGGTAGTGATTCCCTTGCCTGAGAGCAACGAGGCGATGGAGTTGGGATTGACTTACTCGGGTGAGCCGCAGGATGGTCTGATTATCTCTAGAAACGAATATGGTCGCAGAACCTTTTTTTCAGATCACTGGCCTAACCGGGCGCATTACTGGCTAGCAGTGGTGGATCACCCAACTGAAAAAGCCAGCTGTGAATTTGTAGTGACGGCTCCTTCCCAATATAGTGTAGTGAGTAATGGACTACTGCAATCCGAAGAATCTCTGGACGGAAATGCGAAGAAAACCCATTGGAAAATGAAGCATCCCATCCCTACCAAAGTGATGGCAATGGGTGTGGCCGATTTTGAGGTCAATGAGCTGGATAGCCTGTCCAAAACATGGCTGTACCGATATGGTGGACGAGATTATAAAACGGATTTTCTTGAGGCCAATAAGGTCAGGCAGTTTTTGATTGATCAGATAGCGCCATATCCATTTGATAAGCTGGATCATGTGGAGTCGACTACCAAATATGGCGGGATGGAAAATGCAGGTTGCATTTTTTATAGAGAATCGAGTGTAAATGATAAAGGAGAAATCGTCGGTTTGATTGCCCATGAAGTGGCCCACCAATGGTTTGGCAACAGTGCTTCTGAGGCTGGCTGGGAGCATATTTGGCTCAGCGAAGGCTTTGCAACCTACTATGAGTATTTGACGATCAAGGCGTTTTATGGACTGGACAGTATGCGTGCTTTAGCGGATGAGATAGAGCTAAAAATCATGGACTATGAGGACAGCCATCCTAACCAAGCTGTATTGAATCAAAACTATGAGCAATTAGATGATATCCTGAATGCGCTTAGCTATGACAAGGCGGGCTGGATGTTGCGCATGCTGCATCACTATGTAGGTGAGGATCTGTTCAATCAAATTGTGAAGACCTACTACGAGAAATACAAATACAGCAATGCTACCACAGATGATTTTATTGCAGTTGCCGAACAGGTCTCAGGCCAGGATTTGAAGTTCTTTTTTCATCAATGGTTGGTCGTACCCGGACGTCCGCATGTAGTGTGTAGTTATAAGTTCAAACGTGGGGTGCTAGAACTGGATTTCGAACAAAAATCCTCGCACATATATACGCTGAAGATCGATGTGCCTGTCATGCTTAGCCATAACAAAATGGAAATTCGCTCGGTCCTACTCAACGAGCGCCAGCAAAGTTTTAAAATTAAAGATGTCCTTATAGAGGGCAAACCAAATTTAGATCCGCTCAATCTGATCTATGGTTTTATAGAAATTAAGTAG
- a CDS encoding M61 family metallopeptidase: MKKKVLTLLALALTTTSLMAQDQKYKVTIDLNNVVEDRVMVTCELPAIPKDTIEYHIPKIVPGTYSIYDFGRFALDFKAMNADGDTLTTTNITDNRIAIYGSKDLASISYWVDDTYDTDKSNFIFEPAGTSIEDDTCYVINTFAMVGYLEGMKDLPYEVTISKPAALFGATALSKEIINDSTDVYTTGNYFDLADGPIMYSVPDTATFEVGGAKILISVYSPNNVLESSFVKEQIVPTLEAQKEYMGGELPVDNYAFLVYLFNGMSGSGGFGALEHSYSSMYSLPELDPMRLAQIIRDVAAHEFFHIVTPLNIHSEEIGEFDFINPKMSKHLWLYEGMTEYAAGLAQVKYGEMSMDDYLNVIFGKIKSSRSNYQDDLPFTELSKKCLDETKDQYGNVYQKGALIGMALDIRLRELSGGEYGVEQMMIDLSKKYGKEQSFKDDELFDQITEMTYPEIGEFFDQYVAGGTPIPYGDFLGKAGIDFDSGESTKELSLGQIGFAVHDTLLMIQSVSKANAFGREMGYQQGDIFLEFDGEDIDISNYQELFAAYKENHEVGDKIKIIVLRENEDGELKKVKLKARAIEVEVTKDSKISLNPDATEEQLALRKAWLNK; this comes from the coding sequence ATGAAGAAGAAAGTACTAACTCTATTGGCCCTAGCCTTGACAACCACAAGTCTGATGGCCCAAGATCAGAAATATAAAGTAACGATCGACCTAAACAATGTAGTAGAAGACCGTGTCATGGTGACATGTGAACTGCCTGCTATTCCCAAAGACACCATAGAGTATCACATACCTAAAATCGTTCCTGGAACTTATTCTATTTATGATTTTGGACGCTTTGCGTTGGATTTCAAAGCGATGAATGCCGATGGTGATACCTTGACTACCACCAATATTACAGACAATAGAATAGCCATTTACGGATCGAAGGATCTAGCCAGCATTAGCTATTGGGTAGACGATACCTATGATACAGACAAGTCCAATTTTATTTTCGAACCTGCTGGAACAAGCATCGAGGACGATACCTGCTATGTGATCAACACCTTCGCCATGGTTGGATATTTGGAAGGAATGAAGGACCTGCCTTACGAAGTGACGATTTCTAAACCTGCAGCTCTATTTGGAGCTACTGCCTTAAGTAAAGAAATCATCAATGATAGCACCGATGTTTACACGACTGGCAATTATTTTGATTTGGCTGATGGTCCTATCATGTATAGTGTGCCAGATACTGCCACTTTCGAGGTAGGTGGAGCTAAGATTTTGATATCTGTTTACTCTCCTAATAATGTCCTAGAGTCTTCTTTTGTCAAGGAACAGATCGTGCCGACCCTAGAGGCGCAAAAAGAATATATGGGTGGCGAGCTACCGGTTGATAATTATGCTTTTTTGGTTTACCTCTTCAATGGCATGTCTGGTTCTGGTGGATTCGGAGCGCTGGAGCATTCTTATTCTTCTATGTATTCTTTGCCGGAGCTTGATCCTATGCGATTGGCACAGATCATTCGTGATGTTGCCGCTCATGAGTTTTTTCATATTGTGACTCCTTTGAATATCCACTCTGAAGAGATCGGAGAGTTTGATTTTATCAATCCTAAGATGTCTAAACACCTTTGGTTGTATGAGGGTATGACTGAATATGCTGCCGGTCTGGCACAGGTGAAATACGGAGAGATGAGTATGGACGATTATCTCAATGTGATTTTCGGAAAGATCAAATCATCCAGAAGCAACTATCAGGATGATCTGCCTTTTACAGAGCTTAGCAAGAAATGCCTGGACGAGACGAAAGACCAATATGGCAATGTCTACCAAAAAGGTGCCTTGATCGGGATGGCCTTGGATATCCGTCTGAGAGAACTGTCCGGTGGAGAGTATGGCGTGGAACAGATGATGATCGACTTGTCTAAAAAATATGGTAAAGAACAATCTTTCAAAGACGATGAGCTATTCGATCAAATCACAGAGATGACTTATCCGGAGATAGGAGAGTTCTTTGACCAGTATGTAGCAGGAGGTACGCCGATTCCGTATGGAGACTTTTTGGGCAAAGCAGGGATTGATTTTGACAGTGGAGAATCAACTAAAGAGTTGAGCTTAGGTCAAATTGGTTTTGCTGTGCATGATACCCTACTCATGATTCAATCCGTTTCTAAAGCCAATGCATTTGGTAGAGAAATGGGCTATCAGCAAGGGGATATTTTTCTGGAGTTTGATGGAGAGGATATAGACATTTCAAACTATCAAGAGCTATTTGCTGCCTACAAGGAGAATCATGAGGTAGGAGACAAAATAAAGATTATTGTCCTTCGCGAAAATGAGGATGGTGAATTGAAAAAGGTGAAATTAAAAGCCAGAGCAATAGAAGTAGAGGTGACTAAGGATAGTAAAATCTCTCTTAATCCAGATGCTACGGAAGAACAGCTGGCATTGAGAAAAGCCTGGTTGAATAAGTAG
- a CDS encoding PhoH family protein gives MAKKGSKKKIFVLDTSVILFSHDAIMNFAEHDVGIPITVLEELDNFKKGNDTLNFEAREFTRLLDTLAEGHMLQDWIPLNGKTKGKLKVLMYSDTKTDFDAERIFGEKKNDHKIINAALKLQKEEPNKKVILVSKDINLRLKAKSLDLSAEDYETGKIKNVESMSSMGKTELNRVAATTIDELYKKGFVDAKKALGKLEPIKNCYYILKSSKNSALSFYDPVTSSVGHVEKRSVYGIKPKNAEQAFAIHAMMNPEVKLVAITGIAGTGKTLMALASALQQRRDFKQIYIARPIVPLSNKDIGYLPGNIKSKLNPYMEPLWDNLKYIQNQWKETEKEHKQLTEMVNQEKVLITPLAYIRGRSLSNIYFIVDEAQNLTPHEVKTIITRAGENCKIVFTGDVNQIDTPYLDSQSNGLSYLVDRLQGQSLFAHVTLEKGERSELANLANELL, from the coding sequence ATGGCGAAAAAAGGCAGTAAAAAGAAGATTTTTGTATTAGACACCTCAGTTATTCTTTTCTCTCATGACGCAATCATGAATTTTGCTGAGCACGACGTAGGAATCCCAATTACTGTACTGGAAGAGCTGGACAATTTCAAAAAAGGAAATGATACGCTGAATTTTGAGGCGCGCGAATTCACCAGATTGCTTGATACACTGGCAGAGGGGCATATGCTTCAGGATTGGATTCCGCTCAATGGTAAAACCAAGGGTAAGTTGAAGGTATTGATGTATTCTGATACCAAAACGGACTTTGATGCAGAGCGGATTTTTGGTGAGAAAAAGAATGATCATAAGATCATCAACGCAGCACTGAAACTGCAGAAGGAAGAGCCAAACAAAAAGGTGATTCTGGTCTCTAAGGACATCAATCTAAGGCTCAAAGCCAAGTCTTTGGATTTGTCAGCCGAAGATTACGAAACAGGTAAGATCAAGAACGTCGAGTCTATGTCCTCTATGGGCAAGACCGAACTGAATCGGGTGGCGGCTACTACCATCGATGAGCTTTATAAAAAAGGATTTGTAGACGCTAAGAAGGCCTTGGGCAAATTGGAGCCCATCAAGAATTGCTATTACATACTGAAGAGCAGTAAGAATTCAGCTCTTTCCTTTTACGATCCTGTGACCTCTAGTGTGGGGCACGTAGAAAAGCGATCTGTATATGGAATCAAACCAAAAAATGCAGAGCAGGCATTTGCCATCCATGCGATGATGAATCCAGAAGTGAAGCTGGTGGCTATCACTGGAATCGCTGGTACAGGTAAGACGCTGATGGCCTTGGCATCAGCGCTACAACAGCGTAGGGACTTTAAACAGATCTATATTGCACGTCCTATTGTCCCACTGAGCAACAAGGATATTGGCTACCTACCAGGCAACATCAAATCCAAACTGAATCCTTACATGGAGCCACTTTGGGATAACCTAAAGTACATCCAGAATCAATGGAAGGAAACAGAAAAAGAACATAAGCAATTGACTGAAATGGTCAATCAGGAGAAAGTATTGATCACCCCGCTGGCATATATCCGCGGACGTAGTTTATCTAACATTTACTTTATCGTGGACGAGGCGCAGAATTTGACGCCTCACGAGGTAAAAACCATAATCACCCGAGCGGGAGAGAACTGTAAGATTGTGTTTACCGGCGATGTGAATCAGATCGATACGCCCTACCTGGACTCGCAGAGTAATGGTTTGTCGTATTTGGTAGACCGTCTACAGGGACAGTCTTTGTTTGCGCATGTGACCCTAGAGAAGGGCGAACGCTCCGAGTTGGCTAATTTGGCGAATGAGCTATTGTAA
- a CDS encoding ABC transporter ATP-binding protein, giving the protein MSSLVQVQNISKSFDNNAVIKNISFDIPEGEVICILGQSGSGKSTLLRMIGGLEDADEGTIMVDNEEITGPAKNLVPGYDFINFVSQHFKLERFRTVKDNISSVISYYPDEDREARIQELLELCKLTEKAKSFPHELSGGQQQRVAIAMALADEPFLLLMDEPFSNLDVNMKTEIRGEIVDILKKAEVTVILVSHDPVDAMAIADRVMILENGEISQIDSPKELYENPKSSYAAQFLGPINYIQTNGSVEGVRPEHFVLSDSGTHEGKISQCLFMGMHYHLSVNSGIAESKLLIYSKEALPVGQSIRFDIEKGS; this is encoded by the coding sequence ATGAGCAGTCTCGTCCAGGTCCAAAATATTTCCAAATCATTCGACAACAATGCGGTTATCAAAAACATTTCATTTGATATACCCGAAGGTGAGGTTATCTGCATTTTAGGTCAAAGCGGATCAGGCAAAAGCACCCTGCTACGGATGATCGGCGGGCTGGAAGATGCAGACGAGGGCACCATTATGGTAGACAATGAAGAGATCACCGGCCCAGCCAAAAACCTGGTGCCAGGATATGATTTCATCAATTTCGTTTCCCAACATTTCAAACTCGAGAGGTTCAGAACGGTAAAGGACAACATCTCCTCGGTGATCTCCTACTATCCAGACGAGGACCGTGAAGCCAGAATCCAAGAACTACTTGAACTCTGTAAGCTCACTGAGAAAGCCAAATCATTTCCTCATGAGCTATCGGGAGGCCAGCAGCAGCGTGTAGCCATCGCCATGGCTCTGGCAGACGAACCCTTTCTACTATTGATGGACGAGCCTTTTAGCAATCTGGACGTCAATATGAAGACTGAAATACGGGGTGAAATCGTGGATATCTTAAAAAAAGCAGAGGTGACGGTCATATTGGTAAGTCACGATCCTGTAGATGCCATGGCCATCGCTGATCGCGTGATGATTCTTGAGAATGGAGAAATCAGCCAAATCGACTCACCAAAAGAGCTTTACGAAAACCCAAAATCCTCGTATGCTGCTCAATTTTTGGGCCCAATCAATTATATCCAAACCAATGGAAGCGTAGAAGGGGTTCGACCTGAGCATTTTGTTTTGTCCGATTCGGGAACTCACGAAGGCAAAATCAGCCAATGCTTGTTCATGGGTATGCACTATCACCTATCCGTGAATTCAGGAATTGCAGAATCTAAACTTTTGATCTACTCAAAAGAAGCCCTACCCGTCGGTCAAAGCATTCGATTCGATATAGAAAAAGGGAGCTAA
- a CDS encoding GNAT family N-acetyltransferase, producing MREIKEVPLSVVWQMRHEIMYPDEAFEVVKLDSDPKGIHLGLYDDDKLVSVISLFLESGRLQFRKFCTKRREQGKGYGSYLLKHVFETFAPQYQAKAIWCNARTTAVAIYEKFGMQKTPHAYQKFGFDFVIMEKAL from the coding sequence ATGAGGGAGATCAAGGAAGTGCCACTTTCTGTTGTATGGCAAATGCGCCACGAAATCATGTACCCTGATGAAGCTTTTGAAGTGGTGAAGTTAGATTCTGATCCGAAAGGCATCCATCTGGGTTTGTATGATGATGACAAATTGGTTTCTGTGATCTCCCTTTTTTTAGAATCAGGCCGTTTACAGTTTCGAAAATTCTGTACCAAACGTAGAGAGCAAGGCAAGGGATATGGTAGCTATTTGCTCAAGCATGTCTTCGAAACGTTCGCTCCACAATATCAGGCCAAGGCTATTTGGTGCAATGCCCGCACCACGGCAGTAGCCATCTATGAAAAATTCGGAATGCAGAAAACGCCACATGCCTATCAGAAATTCGGTTTCGATTTTGTGATCATGGAGAAGGCGCTATGA